A single genomic interval of Oncorhynchus mykiss isolate Arlee chromosome 13, USDA_OmykA_1.1, whole genome shotgun sequence harbors:
- the LOC110486836 gene encoding methionine-R-sulfoxide reductase B1-A-like: protein MSFCSFFGGEVFKDHFKTGLYMCAQCGHQLFSSRSKYEHSSPWPAFTETILQDSVSKHEERPGAFKVRCGKCGNGLGHEFVGDGPKKGLSRFUIFSSSLKFVPKDKVDGQ from the exons ATGTCATTTTGTTCCTTCTTCGGTGGTGAGGTCTTTAAAGACCACTTTAAAACTG GGTTGTATATGTGTGCCCAGTGTGGACACCAGCTGTTCTCTAGCAGATCTAAGTATGAGCATTCCTCCCCCTGGCCTGCCTTCACTGAGACCATCCTCCAGGACAGTGTGTCCAAGCATGAGGAGAGACCTGGGGCATTCAAG GTCCGATGTGGGAAGTGTGGAAACGGACTGGGTCATGAGTTTGTGGGAGACGGGCCAAAGAAAGGACTCTCACGTTTCTGAATATTCAGCAGCTCACTGAAGTTTGTCCCTAAAG ATAAGGTAGATGGACAGTAA